The genome window TTGCCAGCCTGCCGGAGGACGAACCACTGGAGTGGATCGGGCTGGGCAGTAATATTCTGGTACGTGATGGTGGTTTGCGTGGCACCGTCATCCTGCCATTCGGTGGCCTCGACAGTCTGGAACAGCTGGATGACAACATAGTACGTACCGGTGCAGGTGTTGCCTGCAACAAGGTGGCGCGTTTTGCGGCGCGCGCCGGGCTGACCGGTGCGGAATTTCTGGCTGGCATCCCCGGCACCATGGGTGGCGCACTGGCCATGAATGCAGGCGCTTTCGGTGGTGAGACCTGGCCGCTGGTAGCGCGAGTGGAAATGCTGGACCACCATGGTGAATTACATTTGCGCGATCGTAGTGATTTTGATGTGTCCTACCGCACGGTGACCGGTTTGCGAGACGAGTGGTTTGTCTCTGCAGAACTGCAGCTGGAGCCGGGTGATGCCCAGGCTGCGCTTGAAAATATCAAGGCGCTACTGGAGCAGCGATCCGCAACCCAGCCGACCGGTCTGCCAAGTTGCGGCTCGGTGTTTCGTAACCCCCCCAATGATTTTGCTGCACGTTTGATCGATACCTGTGGGCTGAAGGGTGAGCGTATCGGTAATGCGCAGGTATCAGAGAAGCATGCCAATTTCATTATAAATCTTGGAGAAGCGAAGGCGGAAGATATTGAAGCGCTGATACGTTATGTGCAGGAAAGAGTGGCGCAGGTACATGGCGTGCGTCTGGAGCCGGAAGTTCGCATTATCGGAGTGTTTGCGTGAATGAAAGCATCAGCAATCCCGCAGTATTCGGGAGAGTTGCCGTGTTGATGGGCGGCTGTTCCGCCGAACGCGAGGTCTCGCTGCGGAGTGGAAAAGCCGTGCTCGGTGCATTGCTGTCAAAAGGCATAGATGCTGTTGCTGTAGATGCCGGATCGCCGAATTTTGTTCCGCAATTGCAGGCTGGTGCATTTGATTGCGCATTCAATATTGTTCATGGCCGTGGTGGTGAAGACGGTGTGTTGCAGGGGCTTCTTGATTATCTTGATATACCTGTCACAGGAAGCGGCGTGCTGGGGTCGGCGTTGGCTATGGATAAGCAGCGCGCCAAGCATGTGTGGCAGGGGCTGGGTTTGCCTACCCCCGACTTCAACATGCTGGCATCTGAACAGGACCTTGAAAGCGCAGCGCAACGCATTGGTTTTCCAATGATGCTCAAGCCGGTGCACGAAGGCTCCAGCATCGGCATGGCACGTGTCGAAAAACCGGAAGCACTTGAGCGGGCGTGGCGAGAAGCTGACAAGTACGACCATAACGTTATGGCGGAGCGCTGGGTCAGTGGTGAGGAATATACAACGGCTATTGTCGGTGATGTTGTGCTGCCACTGATCCGGTTGGAGACGCCACGGGAATTTTATGACTATGAGGCGAAGTACCAGTCCGATAGTACGCAGTATCACTGTCCCTGCGGTCTGCCGGCATCACGTGAGCTGGAACTACAGCAATTATCACAACGGGCATTTGATGCTGTGGGTGCGAGTGGCTGGGGACGGGTGGATCTGTTCCTCGATGAAGATGAGGCGCCCTGGCTGATCGAGGTGAATACTGTGCCGGGCATGACCGACCACAGCCTGGTGCCTATGGCGGCAAAGCAGCATGGGTGGGATATGGAAGAACTTGTATGGCGCATTCTCGAGACGGCACTGGACGGGAGTAAAGCCTGTGGCGGCTAAACGCAAACTGCAGGCGAGGCGCAGGCAGAAGCCGGCACGCAAGCCTTTGTCGTTCTGGTTGCGCCCGGTTTTTGTTGTGCTGGTCGTTAGCAGCAGTGTTGCCGGTCTGGCGCTGATGCTGGAGTGGATGAAGGACCCGAGTGCCTGGCCAGTACAGAACGTGCAAATCGAGGGCGACTTGAACCATCTTGATGCCGATGTATTGCAATCGTTTCTTGAGCCAATGACAAAACAGGGTTTTTTCAGTGTGCAGGTGGGAGAAATCCAGTCGCAGCTGCAGGCGCGGCCATGGGTCGAACAGGTATCGGTGCGCCGGGTATGGCCGGACCTGGTGCAGGTCCACATTCGTGAGCAACAGCCCGTGGTTCGCTGGGGTGAAACGGGTTTTCTGAATCCGCGTGGCGAATATTTTTCACCGCAGGCCCACGTGGAAATAGCCGGCTTGCCCTGGCTGGCGGGGCCGGATGGCTATGAGAAAAGGGTGTTATCCATGTTTGCACAAATGCGCAAGTCCTTGCGGCCGTTGCAACTTGAAGTTGTCCGGTTGCAGCTGGATGCGCGACGCGCCTGGCATGTGACGTTGAATAACGGATTGAAAATGGAGTTGGGCCGGCGTGATCCACTGCAAAGAGTGGCGCGTTTTATTCGTGCTTACCCGGAGATTATGGCGGCAGGGAGCGGCAGGGTGGTGTCAGTAGATTTACGCTACAGCAATGGTGTGGCAGTGCGCTGGCAGTCGATGAACAAACAGGCTAAAAGTACCGGTTGAATACCGTATGACAAAGAAATCAGAGAAAAACATGATTGTCGGACTCGACATCGGCACCTCGAAGGTAGTTGCCATTGTCGGTGAAATTTCGCCAGATGGCGGAATCGATATTATCGGTATTGGTTCGCATCCATCCAAGGGGCTGAAGAAGGGTGTGGTAGTAAATATCGAGTCGACTGTGCATTCCATCCAGCGTGCTGTGGAAGAAGCGGAGTTGATGGCAGGGTGTCAGATTCACTCTGTGTATGCGGGCATTGCAGGCAGTCATATTCGCAGCCTTAACTCGCACGGGATCGTGGCAATTCGAGACAAGGAAGTGACGCCGAGCGACGTGGAGCGTGTTATTGATGCTGCGCGCGCAGTTGCGATACCTGCAGACCAGAAGATGCTCCATATCCTGCCGCAGGAATATGTTATCGACGATCAGGATGGTATTCGCGAGCCGATCGGTATGTGCGGTGTGCGCCTGGAAGCCAAGGTGCATATGGTGACGGGCGCGGTCAGTGCTGCGCAAAATATTATCAAGTGTGTGCGGCGTTGTGGGCTGGAAGTGGACGACATCATCCTGGAACAGCTCGCTTCCAGTTACTCGGTGCTGACCGAGGACGAGAAAGACCTTGGTGTATGCCTTGTTGATATTGGTGGTGGAACCACTGACATCGCAGTGTTTACTGAAGGTTCGATCAGTCACACAGCAGTGATTCCTATTGCAGGGGACCAGGTGACCAACGACATTGCGGTCGCGTTGCGGACCCCCACCCAATACGCCGAAGACATCAAAATCAAGTACGCCTGTGCGCTGCGCCAGCTGGCATCCAGCGATGAAAATATTGAAGTGCCAAGTGTCGGCGACCGCCCCCCGCGCCGCCTGGCACGACAGACATTGGCAGAGGTTATTGAACCCCGTTATGAAGAGTTGCTCGCGCTGGTGCAGGCTGAGTTGCGGCGTAGCGGATTCGAGGACCTTATTGCCGCCGGTATTGTACTGACCGGCGGGAGTTCAAAGATTGAAGGCCTTGTGGATCTTGCAGAAGAAGTATTCCACATGCCGGTGCGCCTTGGCGTGCCACAAAGTATTACAGGACTTGTTGATGTCGTGCGCAACCCGATTTATGCGACGGGTGTCGGGTTGTTGCTGTTTGGTCATCAGAATCGCACCCGTCGAAATTTTGATGCAGAGATAGGTCAAGGTATGCGCGGAGTGTGGGAACGAATGAAAAGCTGGTTTCAGGGCAACTTCTAGGTTCAGGTCGGGACACAGATTTGTTTTTAACGGAACGCGAAGTTTTCAGGATATAAATTAGAGAGGAGAAGTCATCATGTTTGAGCTAATGGATTCATACAGTCAGAATGCTGTTATCAAGGTAATCGGTATCGGGGGTGGTGGTGGCAATGCCGTCCAGCACATGGTTGAGGCCGATATTGAAGGTGTTGAGTTCGTCTGCGCCAATACAGACGCGCAGGCACTTACCAACATGAATGCCCGCACCACATTGCAGTTGGGAAACAGTATCACCAAGGGACTTGGTGCGGGTGCCAACCCGGATATTGGTCGGCAGGCGGCTATGGAAGATCGTGATCGCGTGGTTGAGTGTATCGAGGGATCCGATATGTTGTTTATCACCGCCGGTATGGGCGGAGGAACCGGAACCGGGGCAGCGCCTGTGGTTGCACAGGTGGCCAAGGAGATGGGTATTCTTACCGTCGCTATTGTAACCAAGCCTTTCCCGTTTGAAGGTGGTAAACGTCTCAGTGTTGCAGATCGCGGTTTGAAGGAGCTGGGGCAATACGTTGATTCCCTGATCACCATTCCCAATGAAAAGCTGTTGTCGGTACTGGGCAAGGACATCAGTCTGCTGAATGCCTTCAAGGCGGCCAATGGTGTATTGCAGGGTGCAGTACAGGGTATCGCCGAGTTGATTACCCGGCCGGGTCTGATCAATGTCGACTTTGCAGACGTTCGCACAGTGATGTCGGAAATGGGTATGGCCATGATGGGCTCCGGTTCTTCGACTGGGCAGGATCGGGCCCGCGAAGCTGCCGAAGCGGCAATTCACAGTCCGTTGCTGGAAGACATCGATTTAATGGGTGCGCATGGCATACTCGTTAACGTTACAGCAGGCCTGGACCTGTCGATCGGCGAGTTCGAGGAAGTCGGCAACACCATAAAGGAATTTGCCTCCGGAGATGCCACCGTCGTGGTCGGCACAGTCATTGACCCTGACATGCACGACGAACTGAGGGTAACCGTGGTGGCCACCGGCCTGGGCGCCGAACAAACCGGGGTCGAGGAAAAGCCTGAGCCGGTACAACTGGTACATCGGAACAAACGCGGTGAAGT of Thiogranum longum contains these proteins:
- the murB gene encoding UDP-N-acetylmuramate dehydrogenase, with the translated sequence MTAESMPVLRGELKFNEPLSAYTSWRVGGPADRCYRPADLEDLQTFLASLPEDEPLEWIGLGSNILVRDGGLRGTVILPFGGLDSLEQLDDNIVRTGAGVACNKVARFAARAGLTGAEFLAGIPGTMGGALAMNAGAFGGETWPLVARVEMLDHHGELHLRDRSDFDVSYRTVTGLRDEWFVSAELQLEPGDAQAALENIKALLEQRSATQPTGLPSCGSVFRNPPNDFAARLIDTCGLKGERIGNAQVSEKHANFIINLGEAKAEDIEALIRYVQERVAQVHGVRLEPEVRIIGVFA
- a CDS encoding D-alanine--D-alanine ligase; translation: MNESISNPAVFGRVAVLMGGCSAEREVSLRSGKAVLGALLSKGIDAVAVDAGSPNFVPQLQAGAFDCAFNIVHGRGGEDGVLQGLLDYLDIPVTGSGVLGSALAMDKQRAKHVWQGLGLPTPDFNMLASEQDLESAAQRIGFPMMLKPVHEGSSIGMARVEKPEALERAWREADKYDHNVMAERWVSGEEYTTAIVGDVVLPLIRLETPREFYDYEAKYQSDSTQYHCPCGLPASRELELQQLSQRAFDAVGASGWGRVDLFLDEDEAPWLIEVNTVPGMTDHSLVPMAAKQHGWDMEELVWRILETALDGSKACGG
- a CDS encoding cell division protein FtsQ/DivIB, with the translated sequence MAAKRKLQARRRQKPARKPLSFWLRPVFVVLVVSSSVAGLALMLEWMKDPSAWPVQNVQIEGDLNHLDADVLQSFLEPMTKQGFFSVQVGEIQSQLQARPWVEQVSVRRVWPDLVQVHIREQQPVVRWGETGFLNPRGEYFSPQAHVEIAGLPWLAGPDGYEKRVLSMFAQMRKSLRPLQLEVVRLQLDARRAWHVTLNNGLKMELGRRDPLQRVARFIRAYPEIMAAGSGRVVSVDLRYSNGVAVRWQSMNKQAKSTG
- the ftsA gene encoding cell division protein FtsA yields the protein MTKKSEKNMIVGLDIGTSKVVAIVGEISPDGGIDIIGIGSHPSKGLKKGVVVNIESTVHSIQRAVEEAELMAGCQIHSVYAGIAGSHIRSLNSHGIVAIRDKEVTPSDVERVIDAARAVAIPADQKMLHILPQEYVIDDQDGIREPIGMCGVRLEAKVHMVTGAVSAAQNIIKCVRRCGLEVDDIILEQLASSYSVLTEDEKDLGVCLVDIGGGTTDIAVFTEGSISHTAVIPIAGDQVTNDIAVALRTPTQYAEDIKIKYACALRQLASSDENIEVPSVGDRPPRRLARQTLAEVIEPRYEELLALVQAELRRSGFEDLIAAGIVLTGGSSKIEGLVDLAEEVFHMPVRLGVPQSITGLVDVVRNPIYATGVGLLLFGHQNRTRRNFDAEIGQGMRGVWERMKSWFQGNF
- the ftsZ gene encoding cell division protein FtsZ; this translates as MFELMDSYSQNAVIKVIGIGGGGGNAVQHMVEADIEGVEFVCANTDAQALTNMNARTTLQLGNSITKGLGAGANPDIGRQAAMEDRDRVVECIEGSDMLFITAGMGGGTGTGAAPVVAQVAKEMGILTVAIVTKPFPFEGGKRLSVADRGLKELGQYVDSLITIPNEKLLSVLGKDISLLNAFKAANGVLQGAVQGIAELITRPGLINVDFADVRTVMSEMGMAMMGSGSSTGQDRAREAAEAAIHSPLLEDIDLMGAHGILVNVTAGLDLSIGEFEEVGNTIKEFASGDATVVVGTVIDPDMHDELRVTVVATGLGAEQTGVEEKPEPVQLVHRNKRGEVDYAELDRPAVIRKKASGDPTPPPASADDLDYLDIPAFLRRQAD